In Zingiber officinale cultivar Zhangliang unplaced genomic scaffold, Zo_v1.1 ctg167, whole genome shotgun sequence, the sequence AAATAGAAAGGTATCTATAAGAAGATAAAAGGACTTGGTAGCATATGTTAATATTCTAAAAGGCAGAGCACATTATTCAATTATATAAATATACTGTGCTTAAGCATGAAGAATCACCTGTATGGTGGTAGATTTCCAGATTGTCTGTCAGTCATCATGGTATCACAAATTGTTTTTCCTTTGTCATCATCATTATGTCTGACCTCAGAATCAGAAGCAGTAAGTGTTTGACGTGGAGTGCTGACATTGTTTAGCACTCCTATAAGTCCAATCTCCTCTCGCTCATCTACAGGATGACTAACAGCCCAAGTATCTCCATGGTTTTTATGGCGACCGCTAACCTCGGTAGCTGGAGAGAATTTTCTTCCGTTAGAATAAATTGTTCCATTTTGGCTGTGAACCTCAGAAGCAATTCTAGTTCTTGCTATGTTACAAGGAGAAATGCACCGATTTCGTACCAGATGATGTTGCACATTGGGCTTCTGAGAAATACCATCATGTGTTGCACTTGATAATTCACAGTGAGAAATACCATTATGTCCGTCCTCAGAATCAGGAGCAGTAAGTGTTTGATGTGAAGTGTTGACATTGTTTAGCATTCCTATAAGTCCAATCTCCTCTCGATCATCTACAGGATGACTAACAGCCCAATTATCTCCATGGTTTTTATGGCAATCGCTAATCTCAGTAACTGGATAGAATTTTCTTCCATTAGAATAAATTGTTCCATTTTGGCTGTGAACCTCAGATGCAATTCTAATTCTCGCTGTGTTACAAGGAGAGATGCGCCCATTTCGTACCAGATGACGTTGCATCCTGGGCTTCTGATAAAAACCATCATGTGTTGCACTTGATAATTTACAGTGAGATTCAGAATGTGAATCACAAGATGAACTAACTCCTTTCCCCTTGTCTTGGAACTTCATACTAGAATCCTGCAGAATTCTTTTCCCTTTCCTAGTTAAAATAATATCAGTCTCACTCTCTGGTTGTCCAACTGATGATTGTGAAACAAGCAATCCATCCCTTCCAGGGCTTCTCAGCAGTTCATTATTTTCACCTAGTGATTTTTTCTGCATCTTTCTCTCAGCAACCTTAAATATGTCATCATTCCTTGTAGCAAGTGTGTCATATTTCAAGTCAGTTCTTTCCACTCTAGTTTGTCCAACTTCAGATGAGCTACCAAGTAAAGCTCTTTTATCAAAGATTCCAGAGTAAACTTGCCCTAATTTTTCTTTCCTATAGATATGCTTTGTTTGGTCAATTTTACTTGTTCTACTGACATCCCTTGAGCCAACATCCCTGGAATGGCAAGAATTTTCTAGTAAAAAATGCTCTGTATCCTGGTGTTGTGGCGATGGACTGAAATTTGTTTCCATGGGTGAGCTGCCAGGTGATGACTCAACCAACTGTACCAATCTTTCTGGAGTATCAGGGATTTCCAGAATCAGATGAGGATCCATCCCAACAATGCTAAAACTTCAAAGGTAAAAGTTGCTACTGGTTTCTTCTGATAAGGTCCTTTAATCTGACATTGTTCTTATCTTTGAATAAGTATCAACTTTGTGGATGAACAACTAACTAATCGCAAGTTATCAACCAACAGATAACCTATGGAACTATAATGAATTTCATCAAAACCTACAAGATCAAAATTCAAACATATGATTTAATGGTGAGTAATTGTCATTCCAGTGGCAATATAATTCCTAAATAGACATATTCAAATAATGCTTTCAAAATATTATCCTTTAGACTAAAGTCattagatttattattattatctttctCTTTCAAAATATTATCCTTTAAAGAATAGGTCattagatttattattattattactattgttATAATTAATTCCTATATTGACAAGACACTCTTATATACCTATATATAGACATTATGCAGTCTTTGGAGAAAGCAATAGacaatcaattaatcaaattagttTCATTGTTAGAGGTTGATCCCCTTGAAGTGATTATTGCTTTCCTCTTTTCTCTGATTTCCTATGAGATAGGACACAAGTTCCAATCAACTTGGTATCAAAGTGACATCCTCGCCAGCACCAATTATTCTTACATTATAATCCCTCCGCTACCATCACTACTACTATCCTTAACACAACCATTATCATCATCCCACAATACTAGGTATATCCATTGctagtatcaaaatcttcaacaacTTGAGTATAAATCTCCTCAACATAGTTACAATTATATTTGAAGAAGCTTCCTttataa encodes:
- the LOC122036513 gene encoding uncharacterized protein LOC122036513 isoform X1 — encoded protein: MDPHLILEIPDTPERLVQLVESSPGSSPMETNFSPSPQHQDTEHFLLENSCHSRDVGSRDVSRTSKIDQTKHIYRKEKLGQVYSGIFDKRALLGSSSEVGQTRVERTDLKYDTLATRNDDIFKVAERKMQKKSLGENNELLRSPGRDGLLVSQSSVGQPESETDIILTRKGKRILQDSSMKFQDKGKGVSSSCDSHSESHCKLSSATHDGFYQKPRMQRHLVRNGRISPCNTARIRIASEVHSQNGTIYSNGRKFYPVTEISDCHKNHGDNWAVSHPVDDREEIGLIGMLNNVNTSHQTLTAPDSEDGHNGISHCELSSATHDGISQKPNVQHHLVRNRCISPCNIARTRIASEVHSQNGTIYSNGRKFSPATEVSGRHKNHGDTWAVSHPVDEREEIGLIGVLNNVSTPRQTLTASDSEVRHNDDDKGKTICDTMMTDRQSGNLPPYRSYRSAGQEVTNIESCAQGIEDLCWTQNETSKGHMPSSRNEDGIETTDQLNIVLENHETSALPRSNLRAERSFSRSNPENWRKRYTDGKRKHGSTPEVSYLGTSCQPLKSRTTGTHSSRQRGIILGPVIEVDELHSPGSSSSDSSSAKARQIESDELLAQQLQEQLYNESESLITFDSEVIDEAIAWQLQEEENSRRASLHSDQIQHNHRSRLLARLHSQQSQPSRNYIPRSANYRNGLSARRPRLMRDIEFDDLDMQTGLDAFEEMEVGINLGSHIFASNILHSHSYFAEGDYETLLALDDNNHQHTGATANQINQLPQSTVQTDNMEPCAICIDKPSIGEIIRHLPCLHKFHKDCIDQWLRRKMSCPVCKSSIT
- the LOC122036513 gene encoding uncharacterized protein LOC122036513 isoform X2, which gives rise to MDPHLILEIPDTPERLVQLVESSPGSSPMETNFSPSPQHQDTEHFLLENSCHSRDVGSRDVSRTSKIDQTKHIYRKEKLGQVYSGIFDKRALLGSSSEVGQTRVERTDLKYDTLATRNDDIFKVAERKMQKKSLGENNELLRSPGRDGLLVSQSSVGQPESETDIILTRKGKRILQDSSMKFQDKGKGVSSSCDSHSESHCKLSSATHDGFYQKPRMQRHLVRNGRISPCNTARIRIASEVHSQNGTIYSNGRKFYPVTEISDCHKNHGDNWAVSHPVDDREEIGLIGMLNNVNTSHQTLTAPDSEDGHNGISHCELSSATHDGISQKPNVQHHLVRNRCISPCNIARTRIASEVHSQNGTIYSNGRKFSPATEVSGRHKNHGDTWAVSHPVDEREEIGLIGVLNNVSTPRQTLTASDSEVRHNDDDKGKTICDTMMTDRQSGNLPPYRSAGQEVTNIESCAQGIEDLCWTQNETSKGHMPSSRNEDGIETTDQLNIVLENHETSALPRSNLRAERSFSRSNPENWRKRYTDGKRKHGSTPEVSYLGTSCQPLKSRTTGTHSSRQRGIILGPVIEVDELHSPGSSSSDSSSAKARQIESDELLAQQLQEQLYNESESLITFDSEVIDEAIAWQLQEEENSRRASLHSDQIQHNHRSRLLARLHSQQSQPSRNYIPRSANYRNGLSARRPRLMRDIEFDDLDMQTGLDAFEEMEVGINLGSHIFASNILHSHSYFAEGDYETLLALDDNNHQHTGATANQINQLPQSTVQTDNMEPCAICIDKPSIGEIIRHLPCLHKFHKDCIDQWLRRKMSCPVCKSSIT